A stretch of DNA from Lycium ferocissimum isolate CSIRO_LF1 chromosome 4, AGI_CSIRO_Lferr_CH_V1, whole genome shotgun sequence:
AAGGATTGGTATgaggaaaaccctagttttctaCAAAGGCAGAGCTCCTCATGGTCAAAAATCTGATTGGATCATGCATGAGTATAGATTGGATGATCACATCAATGATATTCACTCGTGTACTATTGTAAGTGAATCACACTTTTCCCTCTCCTAAAATTGTTGCTCCATCTGTTTCATTTTATACAACAAAGATTTGACTAGTGGAcataaagtttaaaaaagaagaaagaaagacttttagcACATTATCATAAATATTCATAGAACTTGTCAATCTCGATCCTTTTGACCCAGTCCTACGGTCCAAAAAGATTCAAAATCCCGTTTATGTCAGCTCGGCCTGCTTGTTGGATTTGATGTTGGGGTCTGAGCTGTCTTGTCCTTGAGTCCTCTCAATGCCTCTCATGTCCTTCTTTTCTTCGCTTGGGACTCACTAGCACACTCCTTATTACTTTCGTGCTTGATGACTTCCGATGAACCAATGATAGAAATCCTGATCTTACATATTTAGTgatatttttatatgattttgagaGCACATTACTGAGGGCAAATGAAATGCTTAAAGTGAAAGAGTTTCAAATACAAAATGGTATCATTAATGACATTTATCTAACAAATTTAAAAGGGAAGCGTGATATACACtgtactaaaataaatataaaggaTGACCCTTTTTCTACggtctttattttttaacactatcagtatataaaagttaaaaactTTTTTGACATATTGATTAGTTGATGCTTGTTCTGAATTAAGGTTTACAATGTTGCAATGGGAGAGTCATCACAACAAGAAGAGGGTTGGGTTGTTTGTCGCATATTCAAGAAGAAAAATCACTTCAAATCCCTCGAGACGATCAGTCCTGCTGCAAGCCAGTCAATTTCGGATACCAGAATAAATCAGAGACTCTATCCTAATGATGAAGGGGCCTTAGAACAACTATTCCAATACATGAGATCAAACACATGCAAAGAAGAAAATTACCACGCCAATTACGACATTAATTTCCATGACAAATTCATGCAACTTCCAAGCCTGGATAGCCCTAAATCCTCAAGTGAAGATCCAAAGTCTATAAATTGTGAAGGGGGTTTGAGTAATTGGGTTACTGTTGATCGTCTTGTAGCTTCACACCTTAATGGCCAAACAAGTAACGATTATAATCATGATTATGAGCACCAATACAATAGCAATGTTGTGGAAGCTGGCAGTACTAATCATGATTATCAAGAAGAGTGTGATCTTTGGAGTTTTTCACGAGGATCAACTAATGACTAGATATGCCACGTGTCTAATGGAATGATCTGAGGAAGacaacaatatacttaataatcaTGTCTTGTATTAAAGTCAAAGTGTTTAATCATGAACTACATATGTTTTTGatttaatcatgtaaataatactCTTTTACATAATTAAAGTTTGGTCTATCTAAATTCTTTTGGAGTGCCTTTTTGTCAGTTGTAAATAGATTACCACGTTTACTGTGGTAGATTACCACGTTTACTGTGGTAGATGTGATTTGCAATGGCTATTCTAGAAGAAAGGTGCACGGATTACACAGTCCAGGTAGACGTTGCTACCTTGAAGTATATGGAGAAATGAGAAGGCAACGTCACTTTTGAAGTACTTTTGCTTTCTCTTCTCCATCATCATAATCTTATTTTGAGCTTTTGATAgttatttgatttggttatagGCAGCGATCGGTAGAGAATCTTCtctctttattatttctttccctttttctttggaTGTGTGGTAATAAGAGTAGTTATACTCATTAGTTGCAAGTTTTGACTAAAGCAAGGAACATAGGAGATACCCAATTATATTCTTACATATTCTTatacgtgtttttttttttcttcaaatctttCAGGTTCGAAGCAGGGAGGGAAAGATAGAAAAgtaaaattttgataaaattgaATTCTGAACCTAATTAGTTAGGCAACTAAAATCACAATTCAAACACTGTGAGAATAATATTCTTTTAACCATTTTGCAGGTCAAGAAAGTGaagaggaaaaataagagaTTTTAGGATTGAGAgcaaggaaatgaaaaataaattactcTAGGACTTTTGGTGAAATTGAATGTGCACGATCTAAATTAACAATTACTTAACTATAAGTATACTATTCTCTGTTTTTAATACAAAATATCCAGTTTATAGCCAAAATTATATTGCCTCGCTCTCTCTAAATCTAAATAACTAtgcttttaaatatttttcttttaattatgtcAATTAGGAGGTATTatcattctttttcttaaatttaattactttgtGCTTTTGAGTTGTAGTATTTTGAATATGTCATCTTCTCAATTTTTTCTTATGAGCCAATATTTTCTTATGAGTTGTAGTGTTTtgagttttgatcttctttgTTTCTGTTCCACATAAATGCATTCAAGGAGAGTCTTGAGgctttgtttcctttttctcttaattttttttttctcaagtaaATATACGAATATTATGCCCATGTTAGTTCTACTTTTAGACGTTTATACTTAAAGTTGTTATTTCCTctgtataaaaagaaaaatttagatAAAGTTAGGAAAGCAAGGTCTATacatttattttacttatcaaCAATACAAaaagatatacatatgtatatatatatataaaaaataaacaattttttttgtttgttttatagTTATATAAGAAATTAATATCTTTTATTATCGCACGAAGCGCGGTGAAATTCACTAGTAGTTGTTGTAGACgacaaaattttattaaaagtaaattcacAAGAAATTCAAAGTATATCAAATCCAAGATATATTAgtccaaacaaatattatggCCTAATATAATTGGATTAATTGCTTAAGTCCAATTGGTAAGGATTTAATTGAAAGACTAATTCAATTAGGCTAGTCTATCTTGTGGAACTTCACATGATGAGCCCACTCTATTAGCCCAAGGTCCATGCCATGTATCAAATGACGTGGCGCGCCAAGTCAAGTCAAggaccaataaaatcatgccaCGTGCATAAGTGACGCAAAGATGCCAAGGCAATAGAAGAACCAATCAAATGTCGCCAAGTGTTCAAATGACAAGGCTCaaccaatcatatacaaaccctagctctcccctgcaactataaataggggtcttcacaaagccaaaaaaacaagaagaaaaatacATAGAGAAGCTCTCAGCCGCAAGTCTTCCGCATACTAAGAAGTCTTCGCTCCAAGTGGTGAGCCGTAAGTTTCCATACCTCTACGTTTGTGATTAAAGCTCGGCTTCGCATTAGTAGTGAAGTCTCAACAACAAGTAATCCgtccattcaagaacaagcaaagccctTGATTAACGGCCGTATCGTGAGGAGAAGAATCAGAAGAtcacatctttttatttaagatttcataaagattgtaacccccgcacaaattcttgaaatcaaatattacCCTTTGTCGCTattttttcttgtcttgattattattttcaggaACAAAAGATTAGTCGTTACAAATTTGGCATGCCTATTGGGACAGTCTTTACCTCCCATCTCTTCTCTCCAATAGTCGAAGTTCAAAAACACTAAGATGGCTTCCAAGAAGGTCAACTCAAAATCTGCATCCGCAAAAATTATCGGATCCAAATTCTCCGTTGCTGTGGAAAACATCCTAGATGTTACAAAGGGGAGCATCGGACCCGTCAACCAAGCCAAATTGCTAGGAAAACGAGCTCCGCAAGCACAGTTTGAATCTGCTGTCGTCTTTGGTTCTTCTTCAAAAGGCGTGAGATCTCCCGCAAACAAAGATAGAAAAAGGGGAGGATGTCACCAAAATGGTAGAGAGGGTTCTTGCccaacttagtttatctaagtCCAAGAAATCCTTCACGAAAGTCGATGATGATGTCTTAAGCACTGGATCTAGATGATGATGTCTTAAGCACTGGATCTACTTCGCATAACATGTTCGCATCATATGTTAGCGAAAATCCATGTTCTTCTCCATCACCTACGATGGTGGTGCATGCAATGATGACTATTGCTTCAACCATAGAAGAACAACTTGAAAATTTGACGAAAGCCGTTGAAGGCCTATCAAAGTATGTTAAAGATCAAGATGCTAAAATCACCAAGTTAACAAATAAATTGGAGAGCATGGCCGAAGGAGAATCTACCCAAGCACCTGTGAACCTTCATGAAACACAAGAGGAAGAAGAGTCCTCCGCAAAACAGGCAACAACGATCAAGAAGGTCCAAGTCCCCGCTGAAGGTCTGATTCCCGCCGCCGCCAAGGACTTCATCGTAGGGCTATCAAGGATAAATTTGAGCCCGCACCCAAATCTTCTCTTACATATGCAAAGCCTTATACGCGAAGGATTGATAAGTTGAAGATGCCTGTTGGCTATCAACCTCCTAAGTTGCAGCAATTCGACGGCAAGGGGAATCTGAAACAACATATAGCACACTTTGTTGAAACTTGCAATAATGCTGGAACATATGGTGATTACCTTGTCAAGCAATTTGTTCGATCCCTCAAAGGGAATGCCTTTGATTGGTACATAGACCTCGAACCTAGTTCCATTGATAGGTGGGAGCAACTAGAGCAAGAATTTCTTAGCCGCTTCTACAACACAAGGCGCGTtgtgagcatgatagagctTACAAATTCCCGCCAGACAAAGGGTGAGAAAGTTGTTGACTTCATCAATCGCTGGAGGAGCTTGAGccttaacaaagaaagattGCCTTAGTGAAACTTCTGGGATCGAAATGTGCATCCAAGGTATACATTGGGGTCTTCGTTACATATTGCAAGGAATAAGGCCCAAAGCATTTTGAAGAGTTGGCAACTCGTGCGCATGATATGGAATTAAGTATTGATACAAGTGGAAATCAATTATTGTCTGTCCGTGAGCCTCACGAAGATGAAGATATAGAAGACTTCCGTAGTGGGGGGAAAGTTTGAATCCGAAGATGAAATAGAAGAGTCCATGTATGTTACAGCGCTCCTCGACGCAAGAGCCTAAACTGCAAGTTGAAATGCTCCTCGACACAAGAGCCTAAACTGCAAGTTGAAACGCTCCTCGACACAAGAGTCTAAACTGCAAGCTGAAGAGCCTAAACTGCAAGTTGAAACGCTCCTCGGCGCAAGAGTTGAAACGCTCCTCGACACAAGAGCCTAAACTGCAAGTTGAAACGCTCCTCGACGCAAGAGCCTAAACTGCAAGTTGAAAAGCTCCTCGACGCAAGAGTCTAAACTGCAAGTTGAAACGCTCCTTGACGCTTGAGCCTAAACTGCAAATTGAAATGCTCCTTGATCCACGAGTCTAAACTGTATGTCACAAGCTCTTCAAATTCGGCTAAATCCTCAAGTCGTCAAGTCAAATTCGAGCTAAATCTTCATATGAAGAAGCTACTCAAATTCAAGCTAGATCTACAAGTTGTGATGCTTCAAATACGAGTCGAATCTTCAAGTCAAAACTCTTCAAAATATGAGCCAAATCTTCAGGTTGCAAAGCTTTTCAAATACGAGCCGAATCTTTAAGCTGTAAAGCTCTTCAAATACGAGTTGAATCTTGAAATTGCAAAGCTCTTCAAATTCGAGCCAAATCTTCAAGTTGCAAACCTCTTCAAATACGAGCCGAATCTTCAAGTTGCAAAGCTACGCAAATTTGAGCTAAATTCTCAAGTTACAAAGCTCTTCAAAATTGAGCAGAGTCTTGAAGTTACAAAAGCTCCATCTTCAAGTTGAATACTCCCGGCTCGCATGAGTATAAACTGTGTAccgccccccaaaaaaaaaagtgtccgcTAGGTTGAAAACCTCGAAAGAGGCGGCCTAGGCAAAAGTTAGGACGAACAAAAAAGTCCGCTAGGTTGAAAACCTCGAAAGGGGCGGCCTAGGCAAAAgttaggacaaaaaaaaaatcctttttctGAACTATGAAATGACTTGATCCTCTTCACCGAGGTACGTAGGCGCTTAGAGTTTCATTCTAAGTTCAGTCACATAAAAAAATCATTCTTTTTCTGAACTACGATATGACTTGATCCTCTTTACCGAGGTACGTAGGCGCTTAGAGTATTATTCTAAGTTCAGTCgcatgagtaaaaaaaaaatatatatatatatatatatacatacatatatagcacGGAGATATGGGATCGACGCTTGACTTCTTTCAGCGAGGAGACATACATAACTGGAAAGAAGAAGACAATTCGCAGCAACTGAGAATATTTTATAGGTTCattcttgaaagaatttgatacATCAAtgattcaaaagaaaggatgaaAATATCTATACAACATCCTATACAAAGAATCTGAGCTATTCATGATGGCAGTTGAAGCCGAAGATGATTGCAGTTTGTCTTAAACGCCTCTATCAAGCCGGCGTTATTTCTTCAAAGAATGATGCCACTAAAAAATTCTGATGGATGCTTCAAGTAGTCGCTCGCCAAATCTAGAATGTTGCTCCTATGACGAGTTGAGTTTTTTTACCACAAATGCGCAAAACTGAAGAGTCGAACAAGACAGATTCTAAGATGATCTTGGAGAATTATCTGTACATAGGTAGAAAGCATTTGGCCGTCATTTTTATACAGATTGTATTTCAATGAGTCGTCTTTCCAACAAAACTGGAATCTCGTCATTTCGGCACTCGTACCCCGAGTTATGAATTTTCTCTCACCGAAGCGCAAAGCAGAAGAGTCCAACTAGGCCGAATCTGAACTAATTTGGAGAATTATCTGTACAAATCTAGAAAGAATTTGGccgtgatttttatatatattgtagatAAATGAGTACTCTTTCCATAGAAACTGGAATCTTGTGATTCCAATGCTCGTACTCCAAGTTATGAATTTTCTCCCACCGAAGCGCAAAGCTGAAAAATAGAACAAGGCAGAATCTGAGCTAAATTTGGAGAATTATCTGTACAATATAGAAGGAATTTGGccgtgatttttatatatattgtagatCAATGAGTTCTCTTTCCAGAGAAATTGGAATCTTGTGATTCCAACGCTCGTACTCCGAGTTATGAATTTTCTCCCACCGAAGCGCAAAGCTGAAAAGTCGAACAAGGCAGAATCTAAGCTAACTTTGGAGAATTATCTGTACAAATCTAGAAGGAATTTGGCCGTGATTTTTATATAGATTGTAGTTCAATGAGTTCCCTTTCCAATGGAACTGGAATCTCATCATTCCAACACTCCTACTCCGAGTTATGAATTTTCTGTTACTGAAGCGCAAATCTGAAGAGCTGAACAAGGCAGAATTCGAgctaaatttcaaaaaaaaaatcttcaattatcttcaaaaaaaaaaaaggggagagaaAATTATCCAAATCTCAAGACGAAGCGATTCATATTGACATAAAGGCGACTACTTTTATTGCTCCAACAAAGGAATGTCACTACATCATAATAAgcaattaaaaagtaaaaatcctaAGCAAGAATCTAAGTCAGGGAAAAGGCTTGAAGCATAGGATTTGTTGACGACTCTTCTCGACCGCCTCTTCAAGTTTGGATAGTCTCTCTGCTTCTTCATCAGACAACATATGATTAGCTTCACTAGTATAAATCTCGCCCTCTATAATGGtgattttctcttgatttttggaCAGCTCCTCTTGGTATTTATCAAGGAATGCGATAATTTTCTCCTTCTTAGAGTTCAAGGCTGCTAAGTCTTTCTCCACATTCGCAAGATTTGCTTGAAGCTCCTCCACGGACTCATCTAGCTTTCCATGTTCTTGTTTAGCATCATGGAGGCGCCGTTGTGCATCTGAAAGTGATTCTTGGTGTAATTCTTTAGTCATCTTCGACGATTTCAGAGAGTCATACTCCGCATACGCCTTGAAGAAGTTCTCGACAAGACCCTCCAAAGCAGAAACATCGATAATATTGATTTTCCTAAGTTCCTCAAGAGTCGAAGCAATACTTGCCTCCAACACCGAAAAGCTATCTAAGGAACCTAAAGAAAATTGTGTAATCCATCCGCACAATGCACCCTACATCTCAGAGACGAAGGTTAATTTGAAGCAAAAAATAGTCCCTTGTGGATCAAAGCTCGAAGTGCTAGGTTGCAATGGCTGTGAGGAAGGTCTGAACGTCTTCGGATGTGTAAGTCAGTGACAACTTCAGCCGCATTCGTCACATCTAGTTTCTGGAAACCccatctacaaaaaaaaaaaaaaaaatcagattagTAAAATAAAGTGTAAATGCGTAAAAATATGGAGAGAAGAAATATTACTTGTTCTGCTACTTCTTCCAAGCCCATCATTGATTTTGGATCCCCATCCAGATGGATATCAGATCCAATGCTATAGTGTCCAAATCAGCAAATTCGTTATGGTGATCGTCGGACTCCTTTGACTTCCTTTCTAAACGATTCCAATGTCGATCTCCACTTGTATTACTCTCCGTCGAACTAGAGGCTACGATGGTATTTCCAACATCAATAGGCAGAGAGGAAGGGCGAGACTTTTTATTACAAGGTGGTGCGAGACTTGATGTTTCTTTGGCGCCCTTGTCCAATAAACTCAAAGGCTCCCTTCTTTTGGAAGTATTGTTGGTTACCTTAGGAGTCGTAGCACTTGTCTTGGAGACTAGTCGGATGCGTTTAACTCCTTTGTCCATAGGGATTTCAACATCCTTCAAGGTTTTGGACTTAGAAGAAGTTTCAAGAGCTTGCGGAGTATCATTAAGTTGCACCTCGGACTTGGAAGAAGGATGTGGTTTTTCTTTCATTCGAGTCGGACCTCTTTTGGACAACATAGGTGTATGATCTTGCTTTGATTTTTGTGAAATAATTCGAGGACTCATTTCTGATGGATTTGTCCGATTGGCTAGCCACCATTCCATGTACTCGCGAGTCATTAAAGGCGAACTACCTTCTGATGGGCGCACCGGAATTATGACTTTTGAAGAGGTTCCAAGGCGAATCGATGAATTCCAAAGTTGCGCTAATGTTAACAATGTGCCATCGTATGGTCGCTCCATGAGGTTTCCAGGGATGTCTTGACAAAAACCAAATTGTCTGCTAAACCTATAAGGACTATAGGACTCCACGATGAGATCCGCATCATGCCTAAGTGTAACGTAGCTCGAACGAAGGCTTATGATAGTATCGTTCCATGAATCTGAGAGATCACCAGTATCAGTGAAGTATAATTCCTTACCTTGTAGCAACGCCAAATGATGGAGGTGGCGGGCATCATCTTGTTGAAATAACTTTCAGGCGTCGGAAAAATTGAAGTATTTGGCCATCTTCTCGCCAGAAATCTTGCATAAAGGTATACTCCGATGTGAGTGGTTGGCACGATG
This window harbors:
- the LOC132054845 gene encoding NAC domain-containing protein 43-like; the protein is MPDDMSISVNGQSQVPPGFRFHPTEEELLHYYLKKKVANEKIDLDVIQEVDLNKLEPWDIQEICKIGSTPQNDWYFFSHKDKKYPTGTRTNRATAAGFWKATGRDKVIYSNSRRIGMRKTLVFYKGRAPHGQKSDWIMHEYRLDDHINDIHSCTIVYNVAMGESSQQEEGWVVCRIFKKKNHFKSLETISPAASQSISDTRINQRLYPNDEGALEQLFQYMRSNTCKEENYHANYDINFHDKFMQLPSLDSPKSSSEDPKSINCEGGLSNWVTVDRLVASHLNGQTSNDYNHDYEHQYNSNVVEAGSTNHDYQEECDLWSFSRGSTND